In Dryobates pubescens isolate bDryPub1 chromosome 6, bDryPub1.pri, whole genome shotgun sequence, a genomic segment contains:
- the CLDN20 gene encoding claudin-20 translates to MASASLQFFAFILALFGVFGDITATLLPNWKVNADVGSNIITAITQMQGLWMDCTWYSTGMFSCTLKYSVLSLPIYIQTARTTMVLSCILSAFGICITTVGMKCTKLGGDTDSKSHACFAGGVCFILAGIFGLVPTSWYTREIISNFLDQNTPESSKHEPGGAVYTGFISAGFLLIAGVIFCTSCFKKQQGAWIYPSKQHHFPSTEQESNAGYNLQDYV, encoded by the coding sequence ATGGcatcagcaagtctgcagttctttgcttttattctggctttgtttggtgtttttggaGATATCACAGCCACTTTGCTACCAAACTGGAAGGTTAATGCAGATGTTGGTTCAAATATAATAACAGCTATAACACAGATGCAAGGACTTTGGATGGACTGCACATGGTACAGCACTGGGATGTTTAGCTGTACCCTGAAATActctgttctctctctccccatctACATCCAAACGGCACGGACCACCATGGTACTGTCTTGTATTCTATCAGCCTTTGGGATCTGCATCACTACAGTTGGAATGAAATGTACCAAGTTGGGAGGGGACACCGACAGCAAAAGTCACGCTTGTTTTGCTGGAGGAGTCTGCTTCATTCTTGCAGGAATCTTTGGATTAGTACCAACATCCTGGTACACAAGAGAAATTATTTCAAATTTTCTGGACCAGAACACTCCAGAAAGCAGTAAACATGAACCAGGAGGAGCGGTTTATACAGGATTCATTTCAGCAGGGTTTCTGCTTATCGCGGGTGTAATCTTCTGTACTTCctgttttaaaaagcagcaaggagcaTGGATTTACCCTTCGAAGCAGCACCATTTCCCATccacagagcaggagagcaaCGCAGGTTACAACCTGCAGGACTATGTGTAA
- the TFB1M gene encoding dimethyladenosine transferase 1, mitochondrial codes for MAVPGKAAAFRLPPLPTVGEIIKLFKLKAQKQLSQNFLLDLRLTDKIVKQAGELRSAHVCEVGPGPGGITRSILSAGVEQLLLIEKDARFIPGLQILSEAAPGKVHIVHGDILTYKMEKAFPKHLKKNWEDEPPDIHIIGNLPFSVSTPLIIKWLENVSKKDGPFIYGRTQMTLTFQKEVAERLTANAGGKQRSRLSIMAQHLCTVENRFVIPGQAFVPKPEVDVAVVHFTPLVQPKIQQPFKLVEKVVQSVFQFRRKYCFRGIATLFPESGRLERTEQLMMTANVDPTLRPYQLSMSQFRNLCNTYRKMCDEDPSLFVYNYREELRQRKKMRNLRKSTSQPKQPEEENQL; via the exons ATGGCTgtgccaggaaaggcagcagctttcCGTTTGCCTCCCCTGCCAACTGTTGGAGAGATTATTAAACTCTTTAAACTTAAGGCACAGAAACAACTTTCCCAGAACTTTCTGCTGGATTTGCGATTGACAG ACAAGATAGTGAAACAAGCTGGTGAACTCAGAAGTGCCCACGTTTGCGAAGTGGGCCCTGGACCAGGAGGAATTACCAGATCCATTCTCAGTGCTGGTGTTGAACAACTCCTTTTAATTGAAAAAGATGCTCGATTTATTCCAGGATTGCAG ATATTAtctgaagcagctccaggaaaAGTACACATTGTTCATGGTGATATCCTGACATATAAGATGGAGAAAGCTTTCCCAAAGCACTTAAAAAAGAACTGGGAGGATG AGCCACCTGATATACATATCATTGGGAATCTGCCCTTCAGTGTTTCAACTCCTCTAATCATCAAATGGCTTGAAAATGTTTCCAAAAAGGATGGACCTTTTATTTATGGCAGGACTCAGATGACATTGACTTTTCAGAAGGAAGTTGCAGAG AGACTTACCGCTAATGCAGGAGGTAAGCAACGTAGCAGGCTATCTATTATggctcagcatctctgcacagTTGAAAACCGTTTTGTAATCCCAGGCCAAGCATTTGTTCCAAAGCCAGAG gtggatgtggctgtggtgcATTTCACTCCATTGGTGCAACCAAAGATACAGCAGCCTTTCAAGCTAGTAGAAAAAGTGGTTCAAAGTGTTTTTCAGTTCAGAAGAAAATACTGCTTCCGTGGAATTGC GACCTTGTTTCCTGAAAGTGGACGTTTGGAAAGAACTGAACAGCTGATGATGACAGCCAATGTTGATCCAACTCTGCGTCCCTATCAGCTCTCCATGTCACAGTTTAGAAATCTGTGTAATACATACAGGAAAATGTGTGATGAAGACCCAAGCCTTTTTGTGTACAATTACAGAGAAGAGCTAAGGCAAAGGAAGAAGATGAGGAATTTACGTAAAAGTACCAGTCAGCCAAAACAGCCTGAAGAGGAAAATCAGCTGTAA